Genomic window (Salvelinus alpinus chromosome 26, SLU_Salpinus.1, whole genome shotgun sequence):
cagtgctttgttgaagcacttttcgTAACGATCAccgccttgagtcttcttgggtatgacgtaacaagcttggcacacctgcatttggggagttaatcccatttcttctctgcagatcctttcaagctatgtcaggctggatggggagcgtcccTGTATGGCTAttttcagagatgtttgattgggttcaagtccgggctctggctgggcaactcaaggttattcagagacttgtcccaaagccactcctacgCTGTttgggctgtgtgcttagggttgttgtcctgttggaaggtgaaccttcgccctagtctgaggtcctgagcgctctggagcaggttttcatcaaggatctctctgcactttgctccgttcgtctttccctcgatcctgactagtctcccagtccctgctgctgaaaaacatccacacagcattaTGCTGaagaatgttggaggccactgtgttcttggggaccttcaatgctgcagacattttttggtacccttccccagatctgtgattCGACACAATACTGtactccaatcaattgaattcattGAGTCTCAAACATTTCACTTTTTCATGaggattctttaaaaaaaatcacttttagaataagtaacttaacaaaatgtggaaaaagggaagcggTCTGacctttctgaatgcactgtatgttcttgggctgtccccgactaaaacaAAATCGTCTTTTCTTTCTACCAATCCAGTGGTTTAAATTTTATAACGTGTATTTTTTCATATATAATCACACCCCATGTGTTTTGATTAAATcaactatacagtggggagaacaagtatttgatacactgccgattttgcaggttttcctacttacaaagcatgtagaggtctgtaatttttatcataggtacacttcaactgtgagagacggaatctaaaacaaaaatccagaaaatcacattgtatgatttttaagtaattcatttgcattttattgcatgacataagtatttgatcacctaccaaccagtaagaattccggctctcacagacctgttagtttttctttaagaagccctcctgttctccactcattacctgtattaactgcacctgtttgaactcgttacctgtataaaagacacctgtccacacactcaatcaaacagactccaacctctccacaatggccaagaccagagagctgtgtaaggacatcagggataaaattgtagacctgcacaaggctgggatgggctacaggacaataggcaagcagcttggtgagaaggcaacaactgttggcgcaattattagaaaatagaagaaaataaaagaagttcaagatgatggtcaatcaccctcggtctggggctccatgcaagatctcacctcgtggggcatcaatgatcatgaggaaggtgagggatcagcccagaactacacggcaggacctggtcaatgacctgaagagagctgggaccacagtctcaaagaaaaccattagtaacacactacgccgtcatggattaaaatcctgcagcgcacacaaggtccccctgctcaagcaggcgcatgtccaggcccgtctgaagtttgccaatgaccatctggatgatccagaggaggaatgggagaaggtcatgtggtctgatgattcaaaaatagagctttttggtctaaactccactcgccgtgtttggaggaagaagaaggatgagtacaaccccaagaacaccatcccaaccgtgaagcatggaggtggaaacatcattctttggggatgcttttctgcaaaggggacaggacgactgcaccgtattgaggggaggatggatggggccatgtattgcgagatcttggccaacaacctccttccctcagtaagagcattgaagatgggtcgtggctgggtcttccagcatgacaacgacccgaaacacacagccagggcaactaaggagtggctccgtaagaagtatctcaaggtcctggagtggcctagccagtctccagacctgaacccaatagaaaatctttggagggagctgaaagtccgtattgcccagcgacagccccgaaacctgaaggatctggagaaggtctgtatggaggagtgggccaaaatccctgctgcagtgtgtgcaaacctggtcaagaactacaggaaacgtatgatctctgtaattgcaaacaaaggattctgtaccaaatattaagttctgcttttctgatgtatcaaatacttatgtcatgcaataaaatgctaattaattacttaaaaatcatacaatgtgatttttgggatttttgttttagattccgtctctcacagttgaagtgtacctatgataaaaattacagacctctacatgctttgtaagtaggacaatcggcaaaatcggcagtgtatcaaatacttgttctccccactgtatgtactgaacttgtctgatgctttacgcacgctgtttgattaaataattaagacgcACAAATTACTTGATGGAGCCGGTCATCCAGAAAACCTCTTCCCGACGCTGCTCCTCCCGGTGCTGCTGGACTTCGTAAATTCTGCCGTTATGCTCCTGAAATGtttggtaataggctacaccagcggtcggcaaccttttccatttggagtgcaaatttatctgaccatttctaccgatctgcgtgccagttatgattttcatatgcacattttcgtggagcagtttcatttaatttataacagTATCTCAAATTCtttgtctgtgattaatctacattctatctaaatctacattaaattatacaaatctaaaagtaagttttattgccattgccaacgaTGTaaaaaaaatagcctacataaaggcaacaaataaaaacattgcagcctgcaggtagaaaatatccagaTTTTAAAAATAAATCACATTAGCTAAGCATGGCCTGTCTACAACGAACTTGAAACGTATCAACTATCTTCTGGGTCGGCAGAAACTGGAGATAGCatgcttgcaacattgtataaaatattctgggccctcagtttccctcCCCAGTGAGTTCGGGGAGGGAAAAGGGAGTTCCCTTTTAttctgagtggttatcgaaagggcgagAGCTGAAAATATTTTAagaaaatactttgaggaactattgcaATTTATTTTAATAAGCCTTTGTTTACTTgttgtttgaggtgaagaaaaaatacTTTGATAAGCTCATTAGTGGTGGagcgttaagacaatcagaaatattATCAGACATcctcaaatgggcacatttatacagGTAGATTattcctacttctatatgtgtaatcaggtgtgtgtccttactcaacattgacaggagtgtttcaaacaaaagacaatgaataaattgacaaatcTCTTGTagggtcaggtctgggtggtctgccatgggccgtttcatttagtatccgtttggATCGGCATGGGGAATGATTgtatttccccatagtatgttgtaccgaagttgacCGACTGAAAGAGAGTGTAACTGTATGACTATAATTagtgttccctgaaggagggaaacgaggtaaAACACCTGTTTGGCCAAACCCCTTCCTGGGTCCgtgaagagcggtattaaattGAAGGAATAAATTGATCCTTACGCTCATCACCTGTGGAATGCGGGGCTTCCAGCGATGCACcgatttaatagtatgttgtacctagtttccctccttcagggaacagtagttatagttatAACGTTAAGCTTGTCATATaatgaacttcaacttaaatactggatcttgctgtcggacagtttttttgtattcagatctctgaaatgcacTCTAACTACGTAACAATTAGTGTCTTcttatgttacgctgggaaaacagttttcatgggcacagaaatcctaaatcatttcagagtttgctaaatccgAGAGTCCCCTTAAGTTGATtcacaacacccaaatggatactatTAATGTGGTTCTTCTATCATTACACATAatacttaatactgtagctgtttagttacagtcacatgttcaactatcatcagctgatcccggaaatcattttctgaatgacagtcacatgacaaacatcacgacatgcaacaacaaccaaagtgcttcttcattcattactctggtaaagacaggtATGCCGTGCTCcatgttggatccaacatccctaacaaattgatgtttataatgttattgtctgcttgatttacagtagggtctcgttagtctgtttgcacacagtgatacttagctcataatgtgtagagtagaggtcgaccgatttaatcggaatggccgatttcaagttttcaaaacaatcggtaatcggcatttttcgACACCGATCATGGCgcattacattgcactccacgaggagactgcgtggcagatTGACTACCTGTtttgcgagtgcagcaaggagccacggtaaggtgctagctagcattaaacgtatcttataaaaaacaatcaatcttaacataatcactagttaactacacatggttgatgatattactagtttatctagcttgtcctgcattgcatataattgatgcggtgcctgttaatttatcattgaatcacagcctacttcgctgaacgggtgatttaacaatcgcattcgcgaaaaaagcacagtcgttgcaccaatgtgtacctagccataaacatcaacgcctgtcttaaaatcaatacacaagtatatatttttaaacctgcatatttagttaatattgcctgctaacatgaatttcttttaactagggaaaattgtgtcacttctcttgcgttctgtgcaacagagtcagggtatatgcagcagtttggaccgcctggctcattgcgaactgtgtgaagactatttctttttaacaaagacagccaacttcgccaaacgggggatgatttaacaaaagcgcatttgcgaaaaaagcacaatcgttgcacaaatgtacctaaccataaacatcaatgactttcttaaaatcaatacacagaagtatatatttttaaacctgcatatttagttaaaagaaattaatgttagcaaGCAATATTAAACtcgggaaattgtgtcacttctcttgcgttcattgcactcaaagtcagggtatatgcaacagtttgggccgcctggctcgttgcgaactaatttgccagaattattACATAACAtggaaggttgtgcaatgtaacagcaatatttaggcttatggatgccacccgttagataaaatacggaacggttccgtatttcactgaaagaataaacgttttgttttcgaaatgatcgtttccggatttgacaatattaatgacctaaggctcgtcattctgtgtgttattataattaTTGATAGAGcggtctgactgagcggtggtaggcagcagcatgctcgtaagcattcattcaaacagcactttactgcgtttgccagcagctcttcgcaatgcttcaagcattgcgctgtttatgacttcaaccctattaactcccgagattaggctggaaatactaaagtacctattagaacatccaatagtcaaaggtatatgaaatacaaatggtatagagagaaatagtcctttaataactacaacctaaaacttcttaactgggaatattgaagactcatgttataaggaaccaccagctttcatatgttctgagcaaggaacttaaactttagcttttttacatggcacatattgcacttttactttcttctccaacactttatttttgcattatttaaaccaaattgaacatctttcattatttatttgagaataaatagattttattgatgtattatattaagttcaaataagtgttcattgttcattcagtattgttgtaattgtcaatattacaaatatatatatatatatatagtgtaacgaccctgggtttataagcgcggaaatcgactctgccgcttgagcatgcttttgcggcacagtcgatagcgcgccggacctcgggctaggaggtcgagggttcgagacctgctccctgcctgtttcattacactggtgtcagaagtgggatcggacctcgcatccacgacagtgcgtgtgcttggccggtgagcgcgttcctgtaagacgtaaagtcgcaagctagcgcgaggacgcgctctttgaaaggagggagtagtgtaacgaccctgggtttataagcgcggaaatcgactctgccgcttgagcatgcttttgcggcacagtcgatagcgcgccggacctcgggctaggaggtcgagggttcgagacctgctccctgcctgtttcattacaatatatatatatacaaatatatatatatacaaatcgtccaatttaatcggtatcggctttttttggtcctccaataatcggtatcggcgttgaaaaatcataatcggtcgacctctagtgtagaAAACTGttcctttattcaggacatttagaatgacaacacattatagagtagcctagtgggattaTTGACAAAATTATCTtattgttgttaggtgaagttatgggtcatacagtaggtctatgttgttgttaggtgaagttatgggtcctacagtaggtctatggtattggTATAACTAGTTGTTTCCTCATTAGCATGGAGGAGCTTCTGCAACCAAATTGCGTGTGCAATGCCCTCGTGCGCTAATTTTagtaaacacagaaaggggcctatattggagaccaaaagtcgtctggcacactgcttaggattTCAACAACTTGAATAATTTATTTCTAGCCTAAAATCATcaatgttactactaatgtgaaaacaagactaaATTTGACTTTTGTTGCTCACTTGACTgtcttaagacaattgtcaaataattttaacattcattacagacgtcaattgttgtacaacatcatggcttcGCTGTTGGCATCaacttttacagtggatttctgctaTTGTGGGCCTtgaaccatctgtctgactttgttgttcacacaggagagagaagtGACTACcgtggggagcctcaacaacatcatgatgctgatgaggcagagaagagtctcccCAGATcaaaacacctcaagaaacaccagcggaGACCCACGGGGAAGAAATCtcattgctgctctgactgtgggaagagattcaccacCTCAGCAGGCAtcaaaattcatcagagaatccacacaggagagaaaccttatatctgtggtcaatgtgggaagagttttactcagtcaaccagcctgatatcacaccagagaatacacaccggagagaaaccttatagctgtactcaatgtgagaagagttttactcattcaaccagcctgatatcacaccagagaacacacacaggggagaaaccttacagctgtgatcaatgtgggaagagttgtAGTCACTTATGCAACCTtttatcacaccagagaacacacacaggagagaaatcttatagctgtaatcaatgtgggaagagttttactcacttAAGCAacctggtatcacaccagagaacacacacaggagagaaaccttatagctgtgatcaatgtgggaagagtttaaCTTCATCTAGCAGTCTtattgtacaccagagaacacacacaggagagaaaccttacagctgtgatcaatgtgacaagagatactctgataaaagatctctgatcaaacatcagaaaatacatacatgaaggagttgtttcatgatattaatgaattaatgtcacaatgtagaatgttttaacattgtagaaggagtattttaatgatgtcacaatgtaggaCCATAAACGTTTGTCCCCTGTTCTGTTGATTTCAGtgtgatatggatattagcctcagggggaaaatccaggctctgaaattgaagagtactatttatatgatttaacaaaaagtgactaacacaaaaagagctgtgacccacttgaatcaaaatgcaacacttcaaaatgtagctagttgttttctacaagttgtcctttaaccagtgatgtacacattatccccagattccgtgtggtttttgagctgttagttttaaccgGATGTGAAACTTCATCTCCCCACTCTCACACAACATGATATCGAAGAGTGATGACAAATACgtgttgtgttcctttgtttagcgacccctaaatTTAATTGCATCACtccaaatgtagctgactgtcttctgcaggttttcctctaaccagtgaggtaaaagatatctcccatttctatgtgttttttgttgttgttagtttcaacctgatttcccccctaatcgatatcagtgatttattgctacttgttaAAACAACAGCATTTTTGGTGCTTGTGCAATTTATAaggtgctttaaaaaaaaaaaatgcaagtaatatgattattgtggcagatgtttgggtatatagtacattttatgtttaggttttcaatttatcccaaactgtttctgcatttggactattgatttggacacgtttaAACTGTGACATTGGGGATATCCCACTTAGCAAAATTtcgttgaaaataagactatgccCGACCTACAATATAGGTTTTAGTTGAAAGTGAAAGTTGAAAAGGCTATTTAATTTCAACATGCGTTTCAGCCTATACACATGGACGCAGTATAATAAATTGAGTCTATAATCAGTTTTAGGGATAGGAGTTCTGGTAGTCATGGTAATAACAAATCCGCCAGCGGGACAACTTCCTGTTGGAATAAATAATCAgaaatattatggattttaatcatttatgaacatacaagtgtcttatatcgactgaaagcttaaatttttgttaatctaactgcactgtctgatttacagtagctattacagcaaacatgccatgcgattgtttgaggatggcgccccacatAAAAAaattccaccggcacaggtttcataactTCACATCTAATGATttaataatgtatgagactataacacaattgatatggcaggagaaaatccaaagaaaaaccaaccggaatTGTTTTGGAGCTCCTAGGCTCTtataatggaaagctatgggttctatgtaattccagctcccagattgcaattcctttggcttccactagatgtcaacaggttttgttcattgtttcaggcttgttcatttttgtttttgttcattgtttcaggcttgttcaTTTTCAGGCTTgttcatttttgtttttgttcattGTTTCAGGCTTCAGGCTTCTTCAAAAACGAGCAAGAATTTGAAGTTTTTGTACAAAGAGTCCCGATACAATATCAGTCTGTTGGCGCGCGATGAAGAGGATGCGCGCTTACTACTTTTACactgaacatacttctttccgtattaaATATTATAGTGTATTTACATTTTAAGAtttctgaggattaaatagaaatgtagtttgacttgtttgaacagtttagcggtagctttttggactcctttgtctgcacgttcaacgagtggattactgaaatcgatggcgccaactgaactgactttttgggggataaggattttatctaacaaaattaccattcatgttgtagctgggacccttgggattgcaaacagaagaagattttcaaaagtaagtgatttatttaatcgctatttgtgatttttatgaagcctgtgctcgTTGAAAAAAATGTTGTGGGGctccgtcctcaaacaatcgcatggtttcgctgtaaagcctattgtaaatcggacaatgcagttagattaacaataatttaagatTTTAAACGATacaagatacttgtatgttcataaatgtttaatattacgattatagatttgaattgcgcaccctccaatttcactggatgttgtccaCTTATTAACCTCTCTTGGATAGTGAGACTTTAgcatcccacctcttcaacagccagtgaaactgctgggcgccaaattcaaatacagaaatactcattataaaaattcagtaaacaaaacatattttacataggtttaaagattaacttcttgtgaatccaaccacggtgtcagattttaaaaaaatgctttacggcgaaagcataccttacgattctttgagaacatagcccagcagacaaatcattacaaacagtaaccagccaagtagaagagttacacaagtcagaaatagagataaaaatttatcccttacctttgatgatcttcatatggttgcactcagcagacattcatttactcaataaatgttccttttgttagataaagtctctttatatccaaaaaatctccgttttgttagcgcgttttcttcagtaatccacaggctcaaacgcagtcaaaacaggcagacaaaaaaatcaaaattgtatccgtaaagttcatagaaacatgtcaaacgatgtttatattcaatcctcgggttgtttttagcctaaataatcgataatatttcaaccggacattaacgtcgtcaatataaatgGTAAACAaaaaaggcactctctcggtcgcgtgcatgaaaaagctctgacactttagggtccactcattcagactgctcttacttcctcatttttcagaatacaagcctgaaacaatttctaaagactgttgacatctagtggaaggcataggaactgcaatttgagtcctaagtcaatggataccataatggcattgaatagaaaactacaaaaacaaaacaacaaaaaacttcctgaatggatttttctcaggtttttgcctgccaaatcagttctgttatactcacagacactattttaacagttttggaaacttcaaaagtgttttctatccaaatctaccagttatatgcatatcatatcttctgggcccgagaagcaggcagtttaatttgggcatgcttttcatccaaaattccgaatgctgccccctaccccagagaagttaagggggaaggtgttacaggctttggtttttccatttatgttttcttgctggggaacgtaacaacaaACAATggtgtaaaacaagcttatattttgggttggatgTTGCATCCAAT
Coding sequences:
- the LOC139554274 gene encoding zinc finger protein 180-like, which gives rise to MRSLSSSPAKEVKEEEEEKDVTIQKHVEGEAVTVKEEVKDVSVKEEEDAFRVKEEEDAFRVKEEEDVTVKEEGAEKEDDFVFGVKEEGEMTVTSKKEEETEFLVPVSQTHLKASNGSKRELSHKMVLGNRAVINTRERSDYRGEPQQHHDADEAEKSLPRSKHLKKHQRRPTGKKSHCCSDCGKRFTTSAGIKIHQRIHTGEKPYICGQCGKSFTQSTSLISHQRIHTGEKPYSCTQCEKSFTHSTSLISHQRTHTGEKPYSCDQCGKSCSHLCNLLSHQRTHTGEKSYSCNQCGKSFTHLSNLVSHQRTHTGEKPYSCDQCGKSLTSSSSLIVHQRTHTGEKPYSCDQCDKRYSDKRSLIKHQKIHT